A genomic window from Zonotrichia leucophrys gambelii isolate GWCS_2022_RI chromosome 25, RI_Zleu_2.0, whole genome shotgun sequence includes:
- the ANP32E gene encoding acidic leucine-rich nuclear phosphoprotein 32 family member E, which produces MEMKKRINLELRNRAPEKVTELVLDNCRSSNGEIEGLNDSFKELQFLSMANVELTSLAKLPTLSKLRKLELSDNVISGGLEVLAERCPNLTYLNLSGNKIKDLGTVEALQNLKNLKSLDLFNCEITNLEDYRDSIFELLQQITYLDGFDQEDNEAPDSEDDDDEGDEDDDDDENEAGPPGEYEEDDDEDDGASDLGEGEEEEEVGLSYLMKEEIQDEEDDDDYVEGGDEEEEAEGVRGEKRKREPEDEGEEEED; this is translated from the exons ATGGAGATGAAGAAGCGCATCAACCTGGAGTTGCGGAACCGGGCCCCCGAGAAG GTGACAGAGTTGGTGCTCGATAACTGCCGCTCCAGCAACGGCGAGATCGAAGGGCTCAATGACTCATTCAAGGAGCTCCAGTTCCTCAGCATGGCCAATGTTGAGCTGACGTCCCTGGCCAAGCTGCCCACGTTGAGCAAGCTCCGGAAG CTGGAGTTGAGTGACAATGTCATTTCTGGAGGCCTGGAGGTCCTTGCAGAGAGATGTCCTAATCTCACATATCTAAATCTAAGTGGCAACAAAATCAAAGATCTTGGCACTGTGGAAGCTCTT caaaatCTGAAGAATTTGAAGAGTCTTGACCTGTTCAACTGTGAGATTACAAACCTTGAGGACTACAGGGACAGCATCtttgagctgctccagcagatcACATACCTGGATGGGTTTGATCAGGAGGACAACGAGGCACCAGACTcagaagatgatgatgatg AGggggatgaagatgatgatgatgatgagaaTGAAGCTGGGCCTCCAGGAGAATATGAagaagatgatgatgaagatgatggaGCTTCAGATTTGGGCGAaggtgaagaggaggaggaagttgGTCTTTCATACCTGATGAAAGAAGAAATTCAG GATGAAGAGGATGATGATGACTATGTTGAAGGAGgtgatgaggaggaagaag